The nucleotide sequence CAACAAAAGAAGACCCTCATACTCAACATGAGGAAATTCCATCTGAAATTAATACATCACACCACTGGTTGGTGTAAGTCAAGTACGACGCATATCCTTGCACACTTACCCCGATGCATCAATCATTTGAATATTAACTTTGTTGGGTTTTTCGACAGCTGATGTAAAAGCAAAAATAACACTCTCATCAATCATTTGAATATTTTCAATGTATTATGAGAtgtcaattaaaaaaacaaaaatgttttctTCGTTAACATAATTTAGTGGGTATGGACATTGCAGCATGCAACATTTAGAGTTCAAATTTCATATTCTCGCGTATACATCTTAAGAGTTAAAATTTCGacattacttgacaaaaaaaaaacaataacatacattttttttacaataatgaCATATATTGCTaaactagactacttgacaaaaagcAATAACttgcatttttaatttttttttacaaaaatgacatatattgctaaaaaaaaaatcattagaaatttttaatgtattaaCATGCACGTTTTAATTAATcgtcaaagaatttttttttttttgagagaatcgTCAAAGAATTTTTAAAAGTATCAACATGTGTTCTTTAATTGTAAAAGAAtccatttcttttttaatgtatttctcttttttatcaacatttatttttattttaaaatctacAATCAAATTTTGGTAATGGCCCTTATAATTCTTAACAGACGACAAAAAATAGCCACTGTTCATATCCAACACAATTTGAGCAAGAATCGTTGTgacaaaacaaatataataagagttaaatatatttttatctattaaatttttaaaatttatttttgttgctataaaaaaattcttttacacAACTCATTATGAGTTGATTTATTATACAAGCTTCAGCAGTTGCAGTTGCTAACAATGACATTCGTATTTTTTTGGTAATCAGATGAATGTTTAAACTTCATTAGCACAAAAAATTGTTACACACATActagtgttaaaaaaaataaaaaaaaactttgttcaTAATATTAATAGTGTATCTCATAAAAAGGTCATCTAATTTGCTTAAGGCACAACTAATCAACTACTTAATAACTTTCTGTTAATTTTAACAACTTCATTAGCACCACCACTTATGTCTCTTAACCACTCCAACACACATTATTACATTCACCACTATAAAAGACTCATTAATTTTAATCATCCAAACAACAATTATCTTCTCAATTAATACCAAAAGAAAGAACTTAATTAGCCTCAACAAGATGTATTTACCATCACAAACAAAATTACTTTCTAAACCAATATTATTTGTTACCATTGCAATGATGGCAATATCAACAAACATAACAGCTATTGATCCAATTGCAGCAACAGGAAAAGAACCAATCATTGAGTTGTTCATGCATGACATTCTTGGTGGCAGTAACCCAACGGCTCGACCAGTGACCGGTTTGCTCGGCAACATATACAGTGGTCAAGTACCATTTGCAACCCCAGTTGGATTCAACATTCCAACTGATAGTATGCCAATCCCTAATGCAAATGGTGCTAATCCTACTGTTAATGGTGTTACTGGTATCCCTTTAGGAACTGGTTTAGCCGGTACTTCGTTTGcaccaaacaacaacaataacaatcaGAACAATGTTCAGTTAACGTTAGGACCTGATGGACTTGGATTAGGATTTGGTACAATTACTGTTATTGATGATATATTAACATCTCAACCTGAGTTAGGTTCACAAATTGTTGGAAAAAGTCAGGGTGTGTATGTAGCAAGTTCGGCTGACGGGAGTAGACAGATGATGGTTTTTACAGCACTTTTTGAAGGAGGGGAGTATGGTgatagtttgaatttttatggTTTGTATAAGATTGGAAGTACTATGTCGCGATTGTCGGTTGTAGGAGGGACGGGGAAGTTTAAGTATGCAAAAGGGTTTGCTGAACTGAGACCTCTTATTCCACCTGGACAGATTGCTACTGATGGTGCTGAGACTTTGTTGAGGATTACTGTCCATTTGAAGTACTGATGAGTAGTGTTGTTGTATTGTGAAGGTGTGTGAAAGCATGTGGGAAAAtgtttgattatgatgatgactATTATTATCAgtttggtctttttttttgttagtttgatTGCATTTATTTGGATCTTAGTTGTAATCTTATGAAAACCTTGTATTTAGTTGTTCATTTTGCAATATGGGAACTTGGCTTTGGTTTAATGACTGTGATAGCTTGATTCATAATTGACAAATGATGTACAAAGCACTAATACGGACTTCACTTTGAAAATggataaatgaataaaatggaATTAATGAATGAGTAATCATATTGAAACATCTCCAATGACAAATAcgattttaatttgaagtgtccGTGCAGCCTaacaaatcatcaattttattaccaattaaaatatttattgcaATCTCTTCGACTGCTGAAATTTTATGTACAAAGTTAATCTTCAATACAGGTCAACTCCAGTTCAAGAAATTGAAAACATTAGAATGAAATACAAAGATAAAATACTTTTTCCTAGGGTGAAAGATGTTTGAATCTCCTCATCTGTTCAATGGTAGTAGCATTGATCTTCAATAGTTAAACTACATCACTTTAGGACAACTCAGCCAAGGCATCGAACTAAGATCGCAAGTTCTCATGTGAGACTCTAAAATACATGACAAATTCTACCGTACACCCgacatatttgagtgtaccggtacatcaaacccttaaatttatagttaaatgagttattttttgaagaaaaatattattttttatcatttataattataatgattaaaatcTTATTCACCAAAAGCATCAacgaattaaaattgatttttttttaatttttatcgctaataatagagaactttgattattttatacgataatatgtaaaaaaacttattataattcttataaacaatgaataatgtgtttttcttatgaaatgatattttttgagATATAAATGCcgacaaataactatttatttcataaaattgattgttAATGTATAAATTTAGGAAGCAGGAGTACCGATACACCTTAATTTATgaatgtaccatagaagttatttgaaaaactaatgTATCCCCAATGTCATTTTCACCTAAGTTAAAAAGTGCATACTTTTGATATAATTAACTTTATACAACTTAATTTTTAATAGTTTGTTTGATGTTCCTGGCAAGTATCGAAGTTTCTAACTTCTATTAATAGTTTAAATTCGGGTTTTCGTGGAAagattaaaattacaaaaaaataactggcttagaaatattaaaatttcGTGACATATTTGGAGAAttttgtaaataataataattataataataataatgatgatgatgataatagaAAGCTCATTGATGCACAGTAGAGTGGGGTGGGGTGGAAATAAGTTGATTTGTCACTGAAAAAAACAGTGAAATTTCattattgaaaaacaatttaaaaatataatagaatTTGATCCATTTAAAAGGAATAGAAAAATAAGTAAgtttgaaaaacaatttaaaaatataatagaatTCAATAGAAAAATAAGTAAGAAAGCATAAAGGATAATCATTTTACAAACGACTAGCTCTAAGTAATTTTACAGAAAATTTGGTTGAGTTATGACTACAGATAAATGGTTTTtctaagagaaatgatatttgtacaatcatattttgacaattttttaaacaactttatCTCTTATACTcgcattatattcttattctctctcttcatttttctctctccattatttttgaccaataaaaagagagaaaaatgagattgtcataaaaattgttagcaaatgattgttcaaatatcattgctctttccTAAAGACAACGATTAACAATAGATGATGTTTGGAAATACAACATATTTCAATTTCATCCACTAGCTATTGACTTGAGATTTTGGTTTAGCTGTACTTGCAACACCTCTCATGTTGCTGACTTGTCATTACGAAATCATTTAGAAAAGGGGGAAAAAAGTGATTGTGACTCAGCAAACAATTTGTGTTTGATGAATTTCTACACAGAACCTCGTTGAGTTATACAATATTCATAGTTATACTtgactaaaatatattattaaaaaatggatttggcataagtttatatgaattatagtgTATCTTCCATTACATCTCAACAACGCCACTAATCAGAAATATTGACTACAATTTTGGCAAAATGAGATCTACTTTCCTGTTAATTTCAACAACTTCAGTATGATCCATGCCTCACAGACAACCACTCCAACACACTCTTCATTCCCTCTTATATAATAACAAGACTTGCATTTCAATCCACTCATCCAAACAAAGATTCATTACCACAAAGAAATACTAGTAGTAGTATCTATATCTGAAAAACTTGGAAACAAGATGGCTTTTGGATTACTAACTATATCTCCCTTGGCAATGTTGGTtgctttttcttatttaataatGTCTATAACAGCAGTTGACCCTATTGCAGCCACAGGGAAAGAACCAATCATTGAGTTGTTCATGCATGACATTCTTGGTGGAAGTAACCCAACGGCTCGACCCGTAACTGGTTTGTTGGGCAACATATACAGTGGCCAAGTGCCCTTTGCAACCCCAATAGGATTCAACACTCCACAAGGTGGGATTCCCATCCCTAATGCAAATGGTGCTATTCCCACTGTCAATGGCGTTACCGGTATCCCATTAGGAACTGGCTTGGCTGGTACTTCCTTTGCACCAAATAACAACAATCAAAACAATGCTCAGGTGCAGTTAGGACCTGATGGACTTGGACTAGGATTTGGTACAATCACTGTTATTGATGATATACTAACATCTCAACCTGAATTGGGTTCTCAAATGGTTGGGAAAGCTCAAGGTGTTTACGTGGCCAGTTCAGCAGATGGGAGCAGACAGATGATGGTATTCACAGCCTTGTTTGAGGGAGGGGAATATGGAGATAGCTTGAACTTTTATGGTTTGTACAAGATAGGAAGTACTATGTCACGATTATCAGTAATAGGGGGCACAGGAAAGTTCAAGAATGCCAGGGGGTTTGCAGAACTGAGACCTCTTATCCCACCAGGACAGATTGCCACTGATGGTGCTGAGACATTGCTGAGGATGAGTGTCCATTTGAAATACTAAAAGCGACCGAGTGGATTTTAATTACAGATGACAATGAGATTGTTCTTGTATGCTGTCaagtttgattgaaaaattgtaTTTGATATCTTATTTGTAATCCCATGAAACCAAATATGGTGATTTGTagtatttttgtgtttaaaaaagGGTATTTGTAGCTACTGCTTACTTAGTGCCATTTAATCAATCTGAAGATGAACTTTGAGCGAAAATTGCCTCAGACTACATGTTACgcattaaaaagagaaaaagaaatatcaaACAAGTCACAGGCATCATAAGTGGTGAAACATTAGCTATTATAGCACATGAACaagaatgaaaaaggaaaaaataacatgaTGGAACAACATCACATAAGTCTATGAAACAAAAACCTGAACAAATAAAAAGTTTACTGCAGAATGCATCAGAAGCATGAAATGTAAGAAAATGTTATTCATTCCCTCATATATACTTAACTCGACAGATCTTCCACACGATAAGCAATGTCTCAATCTCAACAGTTCGGGAACAACTTTCAACAAATCAATTCCTATGCATCATAGACATTATAAGGAATTAACTTTCAAAATACGGTTAACGTTGACCAAAATAAGTTAGGAGGACAAAAAAAACTAGACCATTCTTTCTAGCCAAGGCAATGCTAGTGAAACCGTGAGATATATTAA is from Medicago truncatula cultivar Jemalong A17 chromosome 1, MtrunA17r5.0-ANR, whole genome shotgun sequence and encodes:
- the LOC25483060 gene encoding dirigent protein 18: MAFGLLTISPLAMLVAFSYLIMSITAVDPIAATGKEPIIELFMHDILGGSNPTARPVTGLLGNIYSGQVPFATPIGFNTPQGGIPIPNANGAIPTVNGVTGIPLGTGLAGTSFAPNNNNQNNAQVQLGPDGLGLGFGTITVIDDILTSQPELGSQMVGKAQGVYVASSADGSRQMMVFTALFEGGEYGDSLNFYGLYKIGSTMSRLSVIGGTGKFKNARGFAELRPLIPPGQIATDGAETLLRMSVHLKY
- the LOC25483059 gene encoding dirigent protein 16, whose amino-acid sequence is MYLPSQTKLLSKPILFVTIAMMAISTNITAIDPIAATGKEPIIELFMHDILGGSNPTARPVTGLLGNIYSGQVPFATPVGFNIPTDSMPIPNANGANPTVNGVTGIPLGTGLAGTSFAPNNNNNNQNNVQLTLGPDGLGLGFGTITVIDDILTSQPELGSQIVGKSQGVYVASSADGSRQMMVFTALFEGGEYGDSLNFYGLYKIGSTMSRLSVVGGTGKFKYAKGFAELRPLIPPGQIATDGAETLLRITVHLKY